GGACGATCTTCTCCCACCGGGTGATCTGGCACGGCCGCCGCATCTGCCACGCCCGCCGGCCCGCGTGCGGCGTGTGCCCGCTGGCGGCGCTGTGCCCCTCGTACGGCACCGGCCCCACCGGCGAGGCGGAGGCGAGGAAGCTGGTCAGATCCGGCCCGTTCTCCTGATCGGGGAAGTCATTCGTACGGCGGCGTGTTGGAGGATGCGTGACCCAAGTGCCCGGCTGGCTGGAGAGACTGGCGGCGCAAGCGCAGCGGATCCGCGTTCCCGTACCCCTCCGGCCTCCGGACGGGCGCGGGCGCAGAGCCGCGGTGCTGATGTTGTTCGGCGAGGGGCCGGACGGCCCCGACGTGCTGCTCATCCAGCGCAGCACGCGCGGGCGCAGGCACGCGGGGCAGCCGGCCTTCCCCGGCGGCGGCGTGGACCCCGAGGACGCCGGGCCGATCGAGGCCGCGCTGCGGGAGGCCGAGGAGGAGACCGGGGCCGACCCGCGCGGGGTGCACGTGATCTGCACGATGCCCGAGCTGTACCTGCCCTACAGCGACAACCGCGTCACCCCGGTGGTCGCCTGGTGGCGGGAGCCGTCGGCGGTGCACGCTGCCTCGCCCGACGAGGTCGACTCGGTCGAGCGGGTGCCGATCGCCGAGCTGGTCGATCCCGCGAACCGCGTCACGCTGCGGCATCCGCGCGGCACGGCCGGGCCCGCGTTCCGGGTGCGCGGGATGCTGGTGTGGGGGTTCACCGCGATGGTGCTCGACACCGTGCTGCGCGAGGGCGGCCTCGAACAGCCGTGGGACCCGGAGCGCATGGAGGACCTGCCGCCCGACGTGGTGCGGCTCGCCTCACGTACCGGCTAGTGCCCCGAGCGCAGCGCGACCCCGAGCGAGGCCCATCCG
The nucleotide sequence above comes from Nonomuraea gerenzanensis. Encoded proteins:
- a CDS encoding NUDIX hydrolase gives rise to the protein MTQVPGWLERLAAQAQRIRVPVPLRPPDGRGRRAAVLMLFGEGPDGPDVLLIQRSTRGRRHAGQPAFPGGGVDPEDAGPIEAALREAEEETGADPRGVHVICTMPELYLPYSDNRVTPVVAWWREPSAVHAASPDEVDSVERVPIAELVDPANRVTLRHPRGTAGPAFRVRGMLVWGFTAMVLDTVLREGGLEQPWDPERMEDLPPDVVRLASRTG